CGAGCTGGCGCGGCCCCGCCTGGTGCTGGCCTGCGGCGTCGCCAAGGGCAAGCGCTTCGAGGCCATGCTCGAGCAGGCGGTCGAACTCGGCGCGCACGAGATCGTCCCCCTGCAGACCGCGCGCGGCGAGGTCTGGCCCGGCGACGGGCGCCGCGACCGCTGGCGGACGCTGCTGCGCGGGGCCGGCAAGCAGAGCGGCCGCAGCTGGACGCCCGAACTCGCCGCGCCGGTGGCGCCCGCGGCCCGGGTCGCGGGCCGGCCCGGGGCCCTGTTCTTCACCGGCGCCGCGCGCGACCGCGCGCGGGACTGGCGCGACGACGGGGACGGGCGG
This genomic stretch from bacterium harbors:
- a CDS encoding RsmE family RNA methyltransferase: MHTYHFEPPAGAPLPGVGDEIRLDAEESHHLLHVMRARPGDPVRLVDGRAGVVLAEYAGADAGRARALVRASHRDVSELARPRLVLACGVAKGKRFEAMLEQAVELGAHEIVPLQTARGEVWPGDGRRDRWRTLLRGAGKQSGRSWTPELAAPVAPAARVAGRPGALFFTGAARDRARDWRDDGDGR